GGGATTGAAATCGCGCAGGCCGTCGGCGACGCCGGCCAGTGTTCCGCCGGAACCGACCGAGCATATGAAGCCATCGACCTTGCCGTCCGTCTGGTCCCAGATCTCAGGCGCGGTCGTCTCGATATGCGCCTGACGGTTGGCGATATTGTCGAACTGGTTGGCCCAGATCGCGCCGTTTTCATCCGTGGCGGCGAGCTGTTTTGCAAGCCGGCCGGAGACCTTTACGTAATTGTTCGGATTGGAATAAGGCGCGGCCGGTACTTCGACCAGCTTGGCGCCGAGAAGCTTCAGCGCGTCCTTCTTCTCCTGGCTCTGCGTCTCGGGAATGACGATCACCGTCTTGTAGCCGAGCGCATTGGCGACCAGCGACAGGCCGATGCCGGTATTTCCGGCCGTGCCTTCCACGATGGTGCCGCCCGGGCGCAATTGGCCGCGCCGTTCGGCGTCGCGGATGATGTAGAGCGCTGCACGATCCTTCACCGACTGGCCGGGATTGAGGAATTCCGCCTTGCCGAGGATTTCACACCCCGTCGCTTCAGAGGCAGCCTTCAGACGGATGAGCGGCGTGTTGCCGATTGCACTGAGCGCAGAGGAATGAATGGTCATGATCGAGCCTTCTTGTCTGAGCGGAAATTAGGTGCCGTTATGTCCTGTTACAACCGCCTCAAGGCAAGAAATTATCTTCCCGGCTCGGGCTTAGCCACGCAAAATTTTGCCGATACCCAGTTTTATGTGGTCTTCTTCACTGCGGCATAGGCGGCAAGCGCTCTTTCCCGCGCTTTTCCATGGTCAACGATCGGTAGCGGATAGGTCTTGCCGAGTTCGACGCCCGCCTTTTTCAGCGCATCTTTGGGCGCTTCGAACGGCTTGTGGATGTATTTCCGCTCGAGCTTTTCAAGCTCGGGCACGAACCTGCGCACATAATCCCCATCGCCGTCGAATTTCTCTCCCTGCAATATGGGGTTGAAGATGCGGAAGAACGGCGAGGCGTCCGCCCCTGAACCTGCCACCCATTGCCAGTTGGCGGCATTGGACGCCGGGTCCGCATCGACGAGCGTATCGCGAAACCACTTCTCGCCCTTCCGCCAGTCGATCAGCAGATGTTTGATGAGGAAGGACGCCACGATCATGCGCACCCGGTTATGCATGGTGCCATGTTGCCACAATTGCCGCATGCCGGCATCGACGATCGGGTAACCCGTCATGCCGCGCGTCCAGGCCTTGAAGGATTTTTCATCGTCCCGCCAGGAAAAGGCGTCGAAACTGTCGTTCCAGTTCTTTTCGCCCAGCTCCGGGAAATGGAACAGCAAATGGTAGCAGAATTCCCGCCAGACGATTTCCTTGCGGAAACGGCTGATATCATTGGAGGCGATATGTCGCGAAAGCCCTTTCGTGGCGTGCCAGACGGCCGCCGGCGATATCTCACCCGCGGCAAGATGCGGTGAAAGCAGCGACGTCGCGGGTTTTGCCGGAAAATCCCGGCCTTCTTCATAACCTTTCAGGGCGCCATCGATGAAATCATCGAGTTTGTCCAACGCACCGGTTTCGCCGGGGGTCCAGATATCGCTGAAATCCTTTGCCCAGTCCGGCTTGGTGGGTAGCAGCTTCCAGTTGGAGAGTTTCTCGGACTTCGGCCATACTTTCGGTGCTGTCAGGCTCTTTGGCGGATCCGCCGGCGCATGGGGCTCGTCGCTCCCCTCCAGCGCCCGCCAGAAGGGCGTATAGACGCGGTAAGGCCCGCCCGATTTCGTCTGCAGCCGCGATGGCTCATGCAGCAGCTGGCCGGAGAAGCTTCGAACCGTCAGCCCGTCGTCCCGGAGCTTCTGTTTGAGCGCCTTGTCGGTGGCCATGCCGGTCGGATCATAACGGCGGTTCCAGACCACGGTGTCTGCCCCGGTTTCGGATATCAGGTCACGCAGTATCCTCTCTGCATCGCCGCTTGCGAGCACGAGGCGGCCGCCGGCTTTTTCAAGCGAGGAGGAGAGAGCGGCAAGCGAATGGTGGAGCCACCATTCCTGCGCACCCCCTAAGGGACCGGCGGATTTTTCCCTGATATAGACCGGAATAACTGGCCCGCCATGCTCCACTGCGGCGAGCAAAGCAAGATTGTCAGAAAGACGCAGATCCTTGCGGAACCAGACGATGACGGGGGCGGTTTTTAGCGACATGAGAGGTCCCGGTTCACTTCCGCTTGAACGAGTGTTGAACCGCTTTGTTCCGCAAATCGGCTACAATGAGAAGATGGGGCACATGGTTTTTCGAGGGTTATTTTTTCGCTCTTGAAACCACAGGCGGAGGGAACCAACTGGAGGAGCCGGCGTTTGTCGCGGGTTAATGAAGCATGGAAGTGCAATCAATGTTGCTGAATGATGTTAAGTGGGAAAAGCCCGTTACCATATCCCTTCAAAACGGTGCTCCCCGGATTTTCAACGGCGTTTACGAAGCCTTCGATTTTCTCCAGCACGAATGGCCTGCGCGCGGCGACAGGGCGCATGAGCAGGCGTTGCGCCTGTGCCGCGCCTCGCTGATGGGCGACGTGGCGGGTGAAATCGCCCGCACCGCCTTTGTCGCCGCCAGCCGGCAGGCGCATTGCCTGATGGAGGACAAGGCGGAGGCACCGAATACGATCGCATCCTGAGCGTATTCACGACCGATGCACTGGAAGGCCACCCGGCAAAATCGGGTGGCCTTATTTTTTTGAGATAGGCTTTTGGGGAGATCAGGAAACGGGTTGTTTCGGACGCAGGATATGGCATCGTGTGCGCCCGAAAACGGATAATGAATGCGATGACCAACCATTACGGCTATATTGTTTTTCCTACAGCGCTCGGCCATTGCGGCCTCGCATGGGGAAGGCGTGGCATCGCCCGTCTGCAATTGCCTAGTCCTGACGCCGGCGAAACCGAAAAGCTTCTCCTGCGACGTCTGCCGTCATCCACGATTGCGGTGCCGGAAACACGCACGCGCGAAGTGATCGCGATGATCACCCGTTATTTCGGCGGCGAGGCGATCGATTTCACCACCGTGGAGCTCGATCTGGCCGGGCAGGAGCGCTTCTTCCTCGATGTCTACGCGGTTGCGCGGCAGATCGGCTGGGGCCGCACGACGACCTATGGCGGCATCGTGAAAGACCTCGGCCTCAGCATGGAAAAAGCCCGCGATGTCGGTCAGGCCATGGCGAAAAATCCGGTGCCGCTCATCATTCCCTGCCACCGTGTTCTGGCCGCCGGCGGCAGGCTGGGCGGCTTCTCCGCACCTGGCGGAACCACCACCAAATTGCGCATGCTCGATCTTGAAAATGCCGGCCGCAGCCGCGCCGACGAAGCGCAGGGCAGCCTGTTTTAAAGCAATGACAGATCAGTGCGCATGAATAGGCGTCTGATTTTTGCCCATTTCTCGTCAAATTGTCGCTAAATTGTCACAATACACGAGCGCCCTCTAACACAAGGGCGAGACGTTTGAGAGTATCCGCGTTAATTCTATCCGTTGCTTTGTCTTTTACAGTCGTTGCATCAGCCTCGGCAGGCATGCTGAACCAGGCAGAAAAATACACCGGACTGCATGAGTCCAAGAACAACAAGAGCCTCAAGAACATTCTTGGCGCAAATCCGCGCAGCACCCCCTGGTGTGGCCTTTTCCTTCATGCCGTCGCTAGCAAGGCAGGCCGGCAGTCCCCCAAATCCTTTGGATTTGCGAAATCCTGGACATCTTTCGGTTACGCCGTTCCAGTCAATCAGGCCAAACCCGGCGATGTCGTCGTCATTCGCAACGGCCGTGGTTATCATGCCGGCATTCTGAAGAGCATGAGCGGCAAGACGGCCCAGATCCTCGGCGGCAACCAGTCCGGCCGAGTGCAGGTCTCCAATTTCAACCGCAAGGCCATCGTTTCCGTCCGTCGCTGACGACGAGACAGTCTGATAAAGGCGGGCTCTGACCCGCCTTATACATTTCAAGACGCTTATGGCTGCTCCCTGACGCCAGGTGCCGCCTCGCGCTGGTCGTCGTCTTCAAGGTCCGTGGCGACGATGAAGGCATCCTCGTGCTGTCTTGCCGCCTGCCGGCGGGCGCGCAGGTTCATCGATTCATCCGGATAAATCTCGCCGTCCTTGCCGTTCAGTTCACTGTCTGTCTCGAAGCGTGCCACGTCCTCATCGCGAATGTCGAGCGGTTCGGTTTCAGGCTTTTTCGGGGTGGTCATGAAATTATCTCCTGCGGGTTTCTGCAGGACAAACGATCCCAGGTCGATGACGGTTCCCTTCACGCGGAAATGCGCATTCGTTGGGGGCCTGTGCGGAACAAACTCTGGCTTTTTCTGTTTTTTCAGTGGCACAATCGAAACCGGTGCAACAGGAAGAGGAGGTCCGTTATGAGCCATGACCGCGAAGCCGCAATCCGTGAAAAAGCGCGCGCAATATGGGAGAGGGAAGGAAGACCCGACGGGCATCATGAAAGACACTGGATAGAGGCGGAACGGCAGCTTTCCGCAGAAGCGGAAGCAGCAAAGTCAAAAAGCGGGAATGGCGTGAAGAAATCCGCTGCCGCGAAGACTTCGACGGAGAAGGCGCCCGCAAAGAAGACGCCAGCGAAAAAGGCGCCCGCAGCAAAAGCCAAATCTCCGGCGGTGAAATCGCTTGAGAAGGAACAGAAGTCTGGGAAAAACAACAAGGAAGACGATCTGACCGAGAGCCTTGAGGAGAGCTTTCCTGCCAGTGATCCGCCAGCGCTGACCAACGCCGCGAAGGCGACGAAACGGGCGGTCAAGAAAAGCTGATCGTCTGACCGGCGTTTGACTGGGCAGAGACAAAGATCCCCGGGTAGGATCGGACAAATTGCGGCTGTGCGGCGTGTTCACCGAGATATGCGCAGCCGGCGTCTTGGCCGACAGTCACGCAGTTCCTGCCGCGAAGCGCATGTATCGTTTGGCCGGTCACTTGGGCCGGCCAAACTAATGTTGCGGTCGTTAACGGACAATCACGCCGTACATCTGAGTGTCAGAGGGCCCGCGGGGACGGTAACGATAATCACCGCGGTAATCTCGGCGATCGCGCCATTCTCTCTGGTGTCGCCAGTCTCGGCGGTCATAGTCGCGATAATATCTGTCTCGATCATAGGAACGATAAGAGATGCCAGACGAGTAATACCCGCCCGTCCGGTATCCACTGTCGTCAACGCATCCGCTCAGGATGCCAACTGATACAAGGCAGATTGCTGCGGTTAGAAGCTTCATGATCTCGTCTCCCAATGAGCGACTTTAACGCGCCCTGATCTGCTCAGTTCCATTGCCCTGAGAGTGGGACTGTCGTGCTGAACCGCGGCTGAACAAATTTACTTCCGCGATTAGCGCAACACAGCGCCATAACCACAATCAGGAGGACAACATGGCTCGGGAACGCTTTCCTCCGTTCTCGACCCTATGTTAGGCGAGGAGGGCGGCTGGTCTATGCCAAACCGGCCCGCGGTTGTTGCGGAGCATATGAAGGCAATGATGCTGGAAAAGGTCACCAGAAATCTACCGCCGGTCCTGCCAGATACCGCGCAATGAATCTTTCAGCACCTATTTTGAAACATCTTCCGACTTCGTCCGTTTCCCACGTGTAAACGGAAATGTAGCCAAAAAGTATCTGAAATAGCAGCAACAGGATTGGTGAAAGACACCGTCTCGCGAGTATGTGCTAGGTCAGTGGATTATTGCGATGGGATAATGAGCGGTATGTTACTTTTCTCATTCGTAGAAAAGTGGCTCCCCGGGCCGGATTCGAACCGGCGACCTGTCGATTAACAGTCGAATGCTCTACCGCTGAGCTACCAGGGAACGTACGCCGCTTGGCGCGGTGTGAGCGGGGTAATACAAATGCTTTTCCGATTTGCCAAGCGGTTTTTTCAAAAAAAACGCATTCCTCTTGTTTTATATCGCCGGAGCCCCGATTTTCCGGGCTTATCGGCACTGAAAAAATTATCCACAGGCCAGATCAAAAAGGGCAGCAGGGAATGAAATTCGGTATGGACCACAGGACGGGTCGCCTCAACGTCGGAAAATGGAGCCTTGCCATGCCGCGCTCGCGCGTCGGCAGGATCGCCACCGGTTCCGCTCTGGTGGTTGGCGGAACACTTGGGTTTTTGCCGATTCTCGGTTTCTGGATGATTCCGCTCGGTCTCGTCGTGCTCTCCCATGATCTGCCGGCGGTGCGCCGCAGGCGGCGGCGGCTGACGGTGTGGTGGGCATCGCGGCAGAACCGCGAGACCCGCAACAGGGACCGCTGAAGGGCTTAGCTGCCGATAGAGCTGCTGATGCCCTGTCCGGCCCAGAAGGCGGCATAGGCCAGCGCGGTAAAATAAATCGCCGTCAGTCCAAGAAACAGATAACCGCCGAGCACGGTGACGCCATCCCTCTGGATCATCCCGGCGGACAAAAGCAGGATCGCGACACCCGGCAATGTGTTGGAAAAGGGAATAAAGCCAAGCGGCATCATCAACAGCACGCCCGCCGTCATCAGCGCGAGCCCGTTTATCCGGTTTGTGACGACGCCCGTCGTCAGGGCTGGAATGCGCGGGCGGATATAACCATCGAGCTTGGAGACGATTGCGACGCCTTTCTGCAACGCCGGAACAAGCTTTGCTGTTTCCATCTGGCGGTCGAGAATTTTTGCCGGCAGCCATGGCAGGCGGTTCAGCGTGATTGCCAGGCTGACAAGGATGATTGCCGCACCAAAGACCGTGCTGACGCCCGGAATGGAAACCGGAATGAGAAATGGCAGCGACGCGATCGCGCAGATAAGCAAAAGGCCCTGTTCGCCGATCGCTTCCATCAACTCGCGCAACGTGATCGTCTGGCCCTGCAGTTTTGCTATCAGCTTTTCAAGCGTCGTGCTGAGCTTTTCAGACGTGTCAGTGAATGCGAATTCGTTCGTCATGCGACTTCCCGGGAGTTGTTTTACCTCCGGGGTTGATAACATTCATCCGGCCCGATGCCTATCACCGATAGAAACGCAGCCTTCACATTTGGTCGAGTGATCCCGGTAAGATCAGTGCGAAACCCAGCTGCTGTAGGCGCCTGCGAGAAGAACCACCAGCAGTATGACAAGTATGACCGGATTGATTGATGTAACGAAGCTTACATATTCCATGATAACTTCCTCCTCATTCCTCCACCTCTCATTCTACAGCAAAAGGGCGAGTTAATCTACCGCAGGCTGAAATTTCGCATTGCAGCAACCGGCTTTGCTGGGAGCTGGAAATGCTTGGCTTTATGATTTTTTGCGATGCAAAAATAAATCTTCCAACATTTGCCATTCTGTTGCGTTGTGTCTAATCCTCATCCGCAAGCCGGGCGCGTTGGCCTTCGGTTTGCGATCGACAAGCCGCGTGAAGCACCACCGATATGCCTGCCTCCCTTCGCAACATTCTTTCCGGGGACACGAAATGCTGAAAAACATCTATGCATGGACGATGGCGCTCGCCGCGCGCAAAACCGCCGTGTGGTGGCTGGCGATCGTCGCTTTCGTGGAAAGCTCGGTTTTCGTCGTGCCTGCGGATGTGCTTTTCCTGCCCATGGTGCTGGCCAAGCCGAAAAAGGCGATGTTTTACGCGTTGGTGGCAACCGTCGCTTCGGTTCTCGGCGGCATTGCCGGCTGGTTTCTCGGCCATTATGCCTTTGAAAGCATCGCCCGGCCCATTCTTGAATTTTACGGCAAGCTCGACAGCTTCGAGCAACTGAAGAACTCGGTGAACTACGAAACCATCGTTCTGCTGCTGGTGACCTCGGGGCTCGCGCATCTTCCGCCCATCAAGGTCGTGACGATCCTCTCCGGTGCGGCCAATATCAGCCTTGGTCTGTTCATTCTTTCGGCCATCGTCGCACGCGGCGCGCGCTTTTTCATCCTCGCCGGATTGCTGCAGCGATACGGGGAATCGGTGCGCCACTTCATTGAAAAACGTCTCGGTGCCATAACGGCCGCGGCGGCTGCCGCACTCATCGCGATTTATGCGGTTTACGTTTTCGTGCGTTGATCAAACGCAATTTTTTCACTCTTACAATACTGTCGCATATCTTTCAGCTTACTGTCAGAATCTACATGTATCCGTTCTCTCGTCCAATGAGGGAACCGTTTTATTATGCGAAGATTCTGGAAGTGCTCGCTTTGGGGCATGGGTTTTATTGTGCTTGCGGCAGGCGGTTACCTCTATGCGATCCAGCTCCTCGGTAATTTTCACGAGGTTGTCGCGGGACAGTTTTATCGCTCCAACCAGCCCAGCAGTGAAGAGCTGGTTCGTTATACCGAGGATCACGGAATAAAGACCGTGATCAATCTGCGCGGTTCCAACGAAGCGGAGAGCTGGTATCGCGACGAGGTGGAAACGTCGAAGAAGCTCGGCCTGAACCACATCGATTTCGGCATGTCGGCCAGCCGGGAGCTGGACATGAATCAGGTCAATCAGCTGGTTGCCATCATGCGCGATGCGCCGAAACCCATTCTCATCCATTGCAAGTCGGGCGCGGACAGAACCGGCCTTGCGACGGCGCTCTATCTTAGCCGCATCGCACGTCTCGGTGAAGAGGAAGCGGAGAGCCAACTTTCCATTCGTTATGGACATGTCAGCATTCCCTATCTTTCCGCAGCTTATGCCATGGACCGCACCTGGGAAAATGCGGAAAAAATGCCGATCACCGACGACTTCGCTATCGCATCCAACGAATATTGAGCACGGCTTCAGACCTGCGTCGTAGCGGATGCCGTCGCCCTTCTTTATCCCTATATCCAACTAGCGGCTATGTTGCCCTGAAATTGCCCCTTCGTCCTGTGGCCTAACGTCGACAGGGCGGGGGGGGGGCTTTTGCCTGAATGCGTAACGGCTCCATCATGCAGGCTTGCCTGCGTCAGGGCGCCTGCCAGGGGCCGCCTGCGAAGATGGTAATTTTAATCTCGCCCCGTGCCGGGCTTCCATCCGCGTGTATATCCTTTTCCCATGATGGCGACGGCAAGGGAAAGCTGTTCCTGCAAACGCTCGATTTCGCCGAGAAGGGCCTCGATGGCCGCCTTCGCATCGCCGTCGTGACACTGGATAACGTATCCCGCGATGTCGTCAGGCCTGATGGGGATGATTTTTTCAGCGTCGGGCATATTGGGTGACCTCTCTTTTGTTCACTAAATGTTCTAATTTTAGCAGAGAGTCAACAAGGCAATGCGCGCCGTCCTTCCACGGTCGGCCAGGTTAAAATTGAGCTCATAGTTTCGGGGATTTAACCGGAGAACCCCTGAGCAAAAGAAAGGACGATGGAGCTAATGGCCGGCGGGGGACTTGAGCCCAAACTCTAAGGTTTGGTGTCACCGATTCCCGTCAATGCACCGATGGATCCTCGCCATCCAGAAAGCTGCGAATCCCATCTTTCTCACAGGTGGCCAGGAATTCTTCCCAGGCGTCCTTGTCGGTCGCGAAAGGCTCGTCCCAGGTGGTGACGTCGTCGTGCTCGCTGATGACCTCGAGCGCCCAGTCCTGCTGGGTGCCGGCGGGCCGGTAAATATCAACGAGAACGGTGATACCGTCATCCTCAAACTCGCCCGAGAATTCCGAGTGTTCTATTTTTGGTTCTTTTGCCATCTCAGCACACCTGATTATCAAGGCTTGGACAAATGCACACCCGAAACGGGTCTTTTCAATTCGCGCATAGCGCCGTCTACAGATAGCTGAAACAAATATAGCCAGCTCTGGGGGAACTGGCTATCTATCTGATTTAATGGTCGGAGCGGCGGGATTCGAACCCACGACCCCTTGACCCCCAGTCAAGTGCGCTACCGGGCTGCGCTACGCTCCGAACCTGAAAGCCGTTTATATATAAGCCTGTTAGGGCGCAAGCGGAAAATGGTCTTTTCATAAAAAAAGGATCAAAGGGTGTGGACGGCAGGGGAGGGCCGGAAAGGGGCAATGCCTCCCCCAGATGAACAACCGTCAAACGCATGACATATCCTCTTCCCATCATGGCCGGAACAAGCCACCTTGTTTGGCGTTCAATCGCAACGGAATTGAAACTCAGGGAGACAACCATGTCCGAACTCGTCGTTGTTGGTTTTGACGGAACGGAAGAGGCCGATCGGGTCCTTCTGAAGCTTGCAGGTCTGAAAAAGGAATATCTGGTCGATCTGGAGGATGCCGTCGTCGTCGTCCGGGATGAAAACGGCAAGGTGCATCTGAAACAGAGCGTCAATCTGACGGCAATCGGCGCAAGCTCCGGTTTCCTGTCCGGCGGTCTGTGGGGCGGTCTCGTCGGCCTGCTATTCCTCAATCCGCTGGCTGGTTTCGCCATTGGCGGGGCGATTGGCGCCGGCACGGGCGCATTGGCGGGGTCGCTCACGGATTTCGGCATTGATGACGATTTCATCAAGTCGCTGGGTGAAACCATTCCGAATGGCTCCTCGGCGCTCTTTGTGCTGATCCGCAAGGTGCAGCCGGAAAAGGTGCTGGCCGAACTTGAAGGCCTGCGCGGGCGCGTCATCAAGACCTCCCTGTCGCCGGAACAGGAAGCGCAGCTGCAAAAGGCGCTGTCCGGCGGAGGCGAACCGGCTGCCGCGCCAGCGGTCTGAAGGAGAAAAGCAACAACACTGCGGCATGGTCCTCCATGCCGCAGCGTGTCGTTCGGTGTGCCGGAGCCATGGACTAGATAGTCAGGCTGCCATTTTTCGCCTGTGGCCAGGTGAGATAATAATAACGGCTACCGACGCTGCCGAAAAACGCATTGTCACCGGAGATGGTGTCGACATAGGCGCCGCTGGCGCCCTTGGCATAGGTCGAACCATCGCGTTTCAGATGTTCCTTCAGAAAGTCGCTCCATCCAGTCGTGGTGATCTCAATCGAAGGTTTGGAGGTGGTTTCTGTATCGGATGCCACATCCCAGGCTTTGATCTGTAAACCGTCGGCGGGATCGGAGACCGTCAGCGTGCCGGCCTTCAAGGCCTCCAGCATGGCGTTGGCCTGCGATGCCTTGTCCGGATCCTTGCTCAGCTCCTCCAGCATCCCCTTCAGCCCTTTCATGAAATCGGCCTTGGTGATGTCGCCGGAAGAAGGCTGCATATCCGTGACCTCGGTCTGTGTGTCGTCGCCGGAAGCCTGGTCATATTGCGCTAGAAGCTGTGTCAGCCTGGTATTGGTGGAAGAAGAGCTGTCGAGCCCATAGGAGCCGAGAAGGGCCGTCCGCGTCGAAGACGATTGGGCGACGGAACTGTCTTCCTGCTCCTTGATGGCCTTGAGGGCCAGTCTGGTGGCGGTGAGGCGGGTGGAAAGGTCGATGGAGGAGACCATAACGAGCTGTGTCCATGATCGGGCGATACGCATCATTCGTACCGAACCGGCTCGGCGGAAATTTATCCCGCCTTTCGTCTCCTCTCATAAGAAGACCGGGTGCATCCAGGCCATATTTCGGCTTGGGATGCACCCGGTCTTAAAGGCCGGACTTTGCGCGACGCTTGCGGCTTAATTCTCCTGAACGGAAACGCCGTTCGGGCCGATATTCATCTCGATCCCCTTCGGCTTGCTTTCCTCATGCCAGACATAGGCTCCAAGGCCAACGAGGACCACAAGGAGTGCGCCGATGATGAGATAGAGATTATTGGTCTGCGTCATAAGATGTCTCCCCGTTTGACGATCAGAATCGGGGGCTAAACGCATGAAATGGTGTAAGGTTCCGTAAGGGAAGGACTTTATGCGGCGCGCGGGCGGCGGCGCAGGCTTTCACGTTTTTCCAGCGCCATGCATCCCCACAATATGCCGAGCAGCAGGAAGAAATGCCGCCAGTGGTCGGTATCGATGACGGCGCCGATCATCACATGCCCGACGAAGGTCACCCAGGAAATGATCAGGAACGACTGCCAGGGGCGTGGCCGCAGCAGATGTCGGAAACCGGCGGCGATCGTCCAGCAGATGAGGGTGAGATAGATGACGAAACCAAACCAGCCATGGGTAGTCAGGCTTTTCAGCCAGATATTATGTTCGGCGGCGGGAAAGATATCGTCGAACACCATCGGGCCGATGCCGAGCGGATGTTCCATGGCAAGCAGGAAGCCGAGATAGTGGCGGGCAAAACGCCCGAGATGCCCACCATCATAAGATTGCACCGCCGAGGCACGGCTGGAGAACAGATCCGCCACCTGCTTGAACTGCAGCGCGATGATGACAGCCGCGACCATAAGGCCAGCCGCGACGAGGAACAGCACGAGGATTTTCAGGCGAAATGCCGCCGTCCGCTCCTTCAGGAGCATGACGAAGACGAGGAGAATGGTGGCGAACAGAAAAAGGCCCCAGGCCGCGCGTGAAAACGACAGGAATATGCCAAGCGCGAGAATGAGCAGCCCAAGGATGCGCCAGGGCGCATGCATCGCCTTGCCGGTGAGAAGCCCATAGATGAGGTAAAGCGACGGTGTCACCAGAAAGGGACCAAAGACGTTGGGGTCCTGAAAGGCACCTTTGGCACGATCGTAAAGGGTGAAGACCTCAAAGCCCGGAATGGCATGGAAATAACCGATGATGCCAAGCAGCGCGGTGATGAGCGCCGCCGTCAGCCAGGCCCGGAAAATCAACAGTAGCCGCTGGTATTTGTCCTCCACGATCGCCGCATAAAACACCGAGGTCAGCGCCAGAAAGGTCGACACGGCGAGATAGAGCGGTCCCTCATCCAGATCGGCCATCGTGGTGAGCGAAAGATAACCGCCGACGTTGAAGGCAAGCAGCAGGCATAAAAGCAGGACGATGGTGCGCGAAAGGCGAAGGCCGAGCAGGA
This window of the Agrobacterium fabrum str. C58 genome carries:
- the uppF gene encoding polysaccharide biosynthesis O-antigen ligase family protein UppF, whose amino-acid sequence is MTHTGYQHTADFDAPLATMRLIGAFFIAFGVFLSGFVISEPAPYELMMVGQVALWFLLGLRLSRTIVLLLCLLLAFNVGGYLSLTTMADLDEGPLYLAVSTFLALTSVFYAAIVEDKYQRLLLIFRAWLTAALITALLGIIGYFHAIPGFEVFTLYDRAKGAFQDPNVFGPFLVTPSLYLIYGLLTGKAMHAPWRILGLLILALGIFLSFSRAAWGLFLFATILLVFVMLLKERTAAFRLKILVLFLVAAGLMVAAVIIALQFKQVADLFSSRASAVQSYDGGHLGRFARHYLGFLLAMEHPLGIGPMVFDDIFPAAEHNIWLKSLTTHGWFGFVIYLTLICWTIAAGFRHLLRPRPWQSFLIISWVTFVGHVMIGAVIDTDHWRHFFLLLGILWGCMALEKRESLRRRPRAA